The Ziziphus jujuba cultivar Dongzao chromosome 12, ASM3175591v1 sequence GATCATCCTTggcataaaataaaaccctcaGTGGCTTAGAGTTGTCGAGGTGTGATGATTCCAAAATGGTTGAAATCGCCTTGAATGCTTCCTCgtctttcttcttctctgcATTAGTTACACATCGATCACACTTATAAGGATCAGTCTGTAATATCGTTAACATATCTCATGAATTACTCGTAATTAGACACAGGCACCTAATGTAACATAAGCTGGCCGGGGTCACCAGGACTCACCGATGTATCTATAACAGCGGTCGAGTTGACCCGAAAGGTGGCTATGAATGGTTTTGAGCTTATGAGCCAATGATGATAGTTCCCATGCCTCGGATATGTACCTGCTCAAGCAGACAACAAAATCAGAATTaatatccaaaaacaaaaaattaaggaTTTTTAACTTATAAGCCAGTAAACAAACACATACTCATGTCCCATGCCAGTGAGACCAAGAATTTGTGAAGCAGAAACCACAGTGCTTCTAATAACCCAGTAAACAGCAGTAGGGATAAGCGTGAGGAAGGCAACAGTTTCAGGTGAATCAGCGGAAAAGTACTGATCGCGTTGGATGTCGAAGAACTCGACGATAACATTTGTGACATCCACCTTGGCCCTTACCAGAGTAAAAAGTGCCTCAAGCTTTGGTTTCAAACTTCCCGACGTAAGCTCCAAAATCTCTGGCAACTGCTTAAGGAGTGCAACTGCTTTGGCCAATGGGTTGGTAGGGTAAAGGTTAGCAACGAGCCGGAATTCACCGTAGCTCACGGCAAAAGCTGCAACAGCTAACACTGCCTTGGCATCCCAATTGTAGTGTCTCACCAGTCGGAGTATATCCATTGTTGTGTTGTGAACGTCTCCAGAAGCCACTGACTTGCAAAATACctgtattaataaaaataaataaaattaattcaaaaaacaTAAATGAGGCAGGTAATTATAATGAGATTTGTTAATAATGTTAAAACACAAAaccattgtttttaaaaagcTCGGAATTAATTTGCAAGAGATGTACTAGCTagaaatgaaaatggaaaataaataatattgattgcaaattataattaattaattacttcgCAGGCAATTGCACTGATGATTCTGGTAGGAAGTTCAAGCATATCTTGAAGGCCAGCATGGAGTGCCTTCTCATCCACAGGATCCACAGTTAATAGGGATATCTGTTATACATACcattaatcaaaattaacacatattcattcattattattaattcctCAACAATAACAATTCAATTGAAATCAGAACGatctaattaataaattattattattattattttttaatacctGAGTGTTGCTTCCGGGGACATCAGCAGTGGCTCGGTGGAAAATGACCTCAATGATGTGAAGAACAGGTCTCACAGCGAACGAGCGACTGTCGGTGTCGTGAGTTTCGAGAATCTGGTTCCTCAACATGTTCTCATCGGAAGCTCCATACGAACGAGTCTGTTGAAGTGCACGGCTGTCTCCGAGTACACGAGCAGCCAAGGTGTTGTCGGGGAAACGACTCTGTTGGGAGCCGCCGTGGCGGATGTCGCCAAGCACACGAGCCGCCAAACTGTCGTCCGTGCTCCCATATGGCCGACCGCTGCCTGGGTTGTCTCCGGCGAGGCTACGAGAAGCCTTCGGGTTGTCAGTGAGACCATAAGAAGCAACGTTGTCACCGACGATACCACTGCGAGGAGTCACATTGTCTCTGTATTGCTGTGCCACCTTCTGTGGTACAACGGCCATATCTTGGATTAGGGGTTTTTGCAGGGACAGATAGAGAGAAATGAGGAAATTAGAAGGAAAGAGAGATTGGAGAGTGTGTTGGTTTGCATTTTGGTTTGGTTATGAGCGGTTTATATAGGAGAGTTAGGTGGAGAATGGGAATAAAGAGGGTGACACTGGTACAATAactgcatgcatgcatgcatgcacatCCATGCTTTGGCTATACCTTGCTTCCAGTTGGGTGTTGGACAGAAAGTAAAACAAAATCTTTGTCCTGTAATAATTATCTCACTTTGCTTTTACTAAAGCTTATTCCGTACACTTAATTAGTCatttgaaaataacaaattagATCCTCTCGTGACCCACGTTTAAAAGATATATCTCTATTAATTGCTTTTAACCATCTTAGGTTTTATGGCAGTGGGATTTGAttgatcattaattaattttggttgttgttttcatttattttcaactTAATCTATTTTGTTTGGTCTCAAATTAAacctaaggaaaaaaaaataataataaatccatGCATATGTTCTGGAAATTCACAATAAATAAGATATGGCATgcatcaataattaaataatatcattaATTATCAGTTGTTAACTATAGTCCTTCTTTATCTTAATCCACTCATATTTAAACTTAATTTAGCACCCTCCAATAGAGTCTAAATAATAACTTATATCCATTTACCATTAATtactttattcttattattattattatttgtttactgCGTAAAGGAGAAGGATTCTATGGGATATATCCATTGCCTTCTCCATGGTGTTGGCAGAACTTCCTGAACCTCTCTCAGCAAGCAAAGTAAAATGTCTCCCCTTTGGATGCTTTCTTTCCTGAATGTGTTTTGCTTTGATACTCCGCTATGTCACAGTCTATAACATTATTATTCCTGGCTCACCTCTTGTTTCTGaagttttttctttacttttttctaGGAAAAATTATTTAGCACAATGTTGATGATTATCAAAATTCTAAAAGTCATATTTGTGTATATACATACTTgtattgtggaaaattattccCAACTTATAATACGAAATATATAATAGGacaaatgttattattattttctgaacCATTTTATTTGTTGTAAATTATTACTTGAAATATCAGTTACACAATTTGCCACATCACTCTTAccaattataaatttggaaGATAGATTGTATAATAACAATTCTTTATATATGAAGAATAATGTTAAAGGTACTAAATAAATCTACCAAAATGTATACTAAGGTGGCATTTATTAATGTATTCAGTTTTTATTCAAtgtctgtttttttattttaaattgtattagtttttttgtttttaatagtttGTTAATATTAGTTGATATTGGATATGCATATCTATTTActattaatataagaaaaattgctttgtttttttttcttttcttttacatttgtaattaattgatatttctAACAAATTCTAATTACCACTAACACacacaattaaatatattaaaataagcaaattgtatataatttacAAGATGCATTAATATTCGATAGGTTTATGTttagttacatttatttttttaaagatttactTATCCATAAGTaagttatatgaatatattaaccaataaaatattgaaacatGATACTTTATACATATATTCGTAGATTTATTAggtacttttaatattaatcatatatgaaaatatttagtaGAATagaagtattatatatataaatatagaatattCTATAGTGCGGAATTGacatttttatccaaaaagcATTGGTTTTAGGTGCGTCCTCATCGTTAAAAAactctataatatatatatatatatatgtatatatgtaaatataaaacttaaaagaagTCTTAATCATTTCCATTCTAGTCAACATACAAGTACTTGGTATCTAATTGTagcaaaggaagaaaaaaatagagCATAAATTGCTACTGTCATATTCTAATTGTCGAATAACAAAAAGTgctctataatatatatatatatatatatatgtatatatgtaaatataaaacttaaaagaagTCTTAATCATTTCCATTCTAGTCAACATACAAGTACTTGGTATCTAATTGTagcaaaggaagaaaaaaatagagCATAAATTGCTACTGTCATATTCTAATTGTCGAATAACAAAAAGTGTCTCTACTCTAGTGGAGCCATTTTCCCCTATAGACCTAACTAGGAAAACTTTCATTTTTGTTGAATCTCAACCTTCGAATGAGCTAATGATTAAAAGATAGTCctgctttttggcttttattaaaaaattccgAAAGGATAAAACAAAATGACCCAACATATACGCTCTTTGGCCAGCCAATGAACAGAGGTAAAATCTAATatattaccaaagaaaaaaaaaaaaaagggtaaaatccGATAGAGGAAGCAAAAGGAAAAAGCCTGAGAGAATCCTACAGGAAAAAAGTTTTCTTGTACTGTTGAAGAAATCTTATTCGCCACAGCTGCCTACGTTAGGCCCCACATTTCTTTTGGCCCACGAACTTTACTCTtgccccaccaaaaaaaaaaaaaaaaagtttcagtaTAATTGAGCCCAAAATCAACATCCtcaattttcataaaaacagaaaaaaaaaaaaaaaaaccctcaatATCTGACCACGATTACTTTTCCCCTTAGGCCATGCCCTCCaaactcaaaatatttaaagaatcaAGAAAGATGATGTCAGGAAAATTAGTTTGTGTCAACcaaattatatcaaataatttataaacacTGAATGACTAAATTTTATTCAAGTTgggctaaaagaaaaaataataataataataataaaaaaaaggtggtGATGTGGTTGTAAATTACCTTCCCCACGTTTGAAGCTATGAGAAGTCGTGAGGCGGTTATCGTTGTATCCGGATAAATctagataaattttatttagtatgtaaaatccttttcaaaagaaaattcttttattattaaaaaaaaggagagaaacaaaaagaaaaagaaaggaacttGCAAACccgagagaaagaaaaagaagaaaccagagaaaaggggaaaaaaagaaaagaaaagaaaggaaaagaaaagaaaaaataaaaagaaagagaaaagaacagGAGAAAGGTATTCTATATGatctactttttatttgtttcatctTCTCCTCTTCTTCACCGAT is a genomic window containing:
- the LOC107428521 gene encoding protein SIEVE ELEMENT OCCLUSION B; this translates as MAVVPQKVAQQYRDNVTPRSGIVGDNVASYGLTDNPKASRSLAGDNPGSGRPYGSTDDSLAARVLGDIRHGGSQQSRFPDNTLAARVLGDSRALQQTRSYGASDENMLRNQILETHDTDSRSFAVRPVLHIIEVIFHRATADVPGSNTQISLLTVDPVDEKALHAGLQDMLELPTRIISAIACEVFCKSVASGDVHNTTMDILRLVRHYNWDAKAVLAVAAFAVSYGEFRLVANLYPTNPLAKAVALLKQLPEILELTSGSLKPKLEALFTLVRAKVDVTNVIVEFFDIQRDQYFSADSPETVAFLTLIPTAVYWVIRSTVVSASQILGLTGMGHEYISEAWELSSLAHKLKTIHSHLSGQLDRCYRYIEKKKDEEAFKAISTILESSHLDNSKPLRVLFYAKDDQPPLYDGHSKRRVGIEELRRKVVVLFITGLEIPQEDYTIIHQMYQEKRTYPLKNESQYEMVWVPLEESWTQLMLDRFERSKEEMDWLSVYHPSVVSPVVARYIRHPEKWRFNKKPIFVVLDTQGRVVHKNAMHMMCIWGSVAYPFSETKEKLLWEEETWKMDLLADAIDPRLTSWIQSGKYICLFGGEDIEWIRKFTRSIRETARESNIPLELLYVGKTKPKERIINDINAVIEAEKLATTMEWSYIWYFWLRIESMWYSKGQLLAGKNELAKNDPIMLGIIALLSFGSGTQGWALISRGSLEMTKGTGEHMHTAMVEHGKWKLKENEIGFVPALDEHLRDLRNKTPHHCTSLILPAVGAMPETVACAECGRLMERFTMFRCCAD